One Actinosynnema pretiosum DNA segment encodes these proteins:
- a CDS encoding SAM-dependent methyltransferase, protein MTERAGWVPAGVDVGLPSAARLHDFLLGGSRNFAADRELGAQLLAADPDSAVAAAQSRAFLRRAVLLMAASGIRQFLDLGSGAPSAGWAPEVALAADPGARVVCVDFEDVAVAHGHLRLDADPRAAVVQEDLTEPGAVLVSARATGLVDTSEPLGLLAVGVLHHVPPSGDPGRVLAAYRDELAPGSLLALSHATGELAPERVEAAVAVLGRSANPVFPRGLAEVEALFDGFELLEPGVVVPPAWRPEPGAGFEDGAEAEDPARAGAYAGVGRKR, encoded by the coding sequence GTGACCGAGCGAGCGGGGTGGGTGCCCGCCGGTGTGGACGTCGGCCTGCCGAGCGCGGCGCGGCTGCACGACTTCCTGCTGGGCGGGTCCCGGAACTTCGCCGCGGACCGGGAGCTGGGGGCGCAGCTGCTGGCGGCCGACCCGGACAGCGCGGTGGCGGCGGCGCAGTCCCGCGCGTTCCTGCGCAGGGCGGTGCTGCTGATGGCGGCGAGCGGGATCAGGCAGTTCCTGGACCTGGGTTCCGGCGCGCCCTCGGCGGGCTGGGCGCCTGAGGTGGCGCTGGCCGCCGACCCCGGCGCGCGGGTGGTGTGCGTGGACTTCGAGGACGTCGCGGTCGCGCACGGGCACCTGCGGCTGGACGCGGACCCGAGGGCCGCGGTGGTGCAGGAGGACCTGACGGAGCCGGGCGCGGTGCTGGTGTCGGCGCGGGCGACCGGGCTGGTGGACACCTCGGAGCCGCTGGGGCTGCTGGCGGTCGGGGTGCTGCACCACGTCCCGCCGTCCGGTGATCCGGGGCGGGTGCTGGCGGCCTACCGGGACGAGTTGGCTCCGGGCAGCCTGCTGGCGCTCTCGCACGCGACGGGCGAGCTGGCCCCGGAGCGCGTGGAGGCGGCGGTGGCGGTGCTGGGGCGCAGCGCGAACCCGGTGTTCCCGCGCGGGCTCGCCGAGGTGGAGGCGCTGTTCGACGGGTTCGAGCTGCTGGAGCCGGGGGTGGTCGTGCCGCCCGCGTGGCGGCCGGAGCCGGGCGCCGGGTTCGAGGACGGGGCCGAGGCGGAGGACCCGGCTCGCGCGGGCGCCTACGCCGGGGTGGGGCGCAAGCGGTGA
- a CDS encoding MarR family winged helix-turn-helix transcriptional regulator: MSDEARTLTDVVARLRRALRTSIRSEWPWDALPMAQVELLMALAERSPSRVGDLAAELRLAPNTVSGLVGQLIEGGLVAKRADPTDRRVAQLTVTPLGHDKLAVWRGAHEKRIGGALDRLEPEERADVVRALTALDHLVDHLRAS, from the coding sequence ATGTCGGACGAGGCACGCACGCTCACGGACGTGGTGGCCAGGCTGCGCCGGGCGCTGCGCACCAGCATCCGCTCGGAGTGGCCGTGGGACGCGCTGCCCATGGCCCAGGTCGAGCTGCTCATGGCGCTCGCCGAGCGCTCGCCCTCGCGCGTGGGCGACCTGGCCGCCGAGCTGCGGCTGGCCCCCAACACGGTCAGCGGGCTGGTCGGCCAGCTCATCGAGGGCGGCCTGGTGGCCAAGCGCGCCGACCCGACCGACCGCAGGGTCGCGCAGCTGACCGTGACCCCGCTCGGGCACGACAAGCTCGCGGTCTGGCGCGGCGCCCACGAGAAGCGCATCGGCGGCGCGCTCGACCGCCTCGAACCCGAGGAGCGCGCCGACGTCGTGCGCGCCCTCACCGCCCTGGACCACCTGGTCGACCACCTGCGCGCGTCCTAG
- a CDS encoding fluoride efflux transporter FluC — protein sequence MTTRPAPIATGAEVALVALGGGIGGVLRWGAGQLVAGPWTTCAVNALGCLLIGVLMGLGPRPRVRLLLGTGALGGFTTFSGYAVDVVRTADLAYALLTPLTGLAAAALGLALTRRPGRGSG from the coding sequence GTGACCACCCGACCCGCGCCGATCGCCACCGGCGCCGAGGTCGCCCTGGTGGCCCTCGGCGGCGGGATCGGCGGGGTGCTGCGGTGGGGCGCAGGCCAGCTCGTGGCCGGGCCGTGGACCACCTGTGCCGTGAACGCGCTGGGCTGCCTGCTCATCGGCGTCCTGATGGGGCTCGGGCCCAGGCCCAGGGTGCGGCTGCTGCTGGGAACCGGGGCGCTCGGCGGGTTCACCACGTTCTCCGGCTACGCCGTCGACGTCGTGCGCACGGCGGACCTGGCCTACGCGCTGCTCACCCCGCTCACCGGCCTGGCCGCCGCCGCGCTGGGCCTCGCGCTCACCCGGAGGCCGGGGCGGGGGAGCGGGTGA
- a CDS encoding fluoride efflux transporter FluC has product MTALLVLAGAAVGSALRFLVDRLLRSRWDTAFPWPTLAVNVAGSFTLGLLVGAQPWLWALLGTGFCGGLTTYSTFSLENTTLVERGRPWLALGYTALTLAAGLAAAGLGWALAR; this is encoded by the coding sequence GTGACCGCGCTCCTGGTCCTCGCGGGCGCGGCGGTCGGCTCGGCGCTGCGCTTCCTGGTCGACCGCCTGCTGCGCTCCCGCTGGGACACCGCCTTCCCCTGGCCGACCCTGGCCGTGAACGTGGCGGGCTCGTTCACCCTCGGCCTGCTCGTCGGCGCCCAGCCGTGGCTGTGGGCGCTGCTCGGCACGGGGTTCTGCGGCGGGCTGACCACCTACAGCACGTTCAGCCTGGAGAACACCACCCTCGTCGAGCGCGGCAGGCCGTGGCTCGCACTCGGCTACACCGCCCTCACCCTCGCGGCGGGCCTCGCCGCCGCCGGGCTCGGCTGGGCGCTGGCGCGCTGA
- a CDS encoding HelD family protein: protein MSTPADELRIAETDSEQEYVSMLYSRLDDLREQSSKRLSGALRQTGGTHQMRSERDTSVAMYSDQLAQYSAVENGLCFGRLDFHTDDRFYIGRIGLFDEDKEYEPLLMDWRAPAARPFYLATAAAPDGVRRRRHLRTKQRKVVGFDDESLDINSVDPGRNEGLTGEATLLAAVNASRTGQMGDIVATIQAEQDRIIRTELNGVVVVQGGPGTGKTAVALHRAAYLLYTHRRQLAKRGVLVVGPNSTFLRYIGQVLPSLGETGVLLSTVGELYPGLTATGREPTEAATIKGRLAMADVVAHAVRDRQEAPALVEVPFEQDVLKLDRKAISAARGRARRTRRPHNEARRTFQREVITTLANQAVARLGRHLLDAADVDDIRRELREDEKVQAAIDRLWPVLTPQRLLEELYASPKLLAKAAPKLTPAERELLRREPGGEWTPADVPLLDEAAELLGEDDTEAKARAERQRRQAVDYAQGVLDILDLADDADPEILMATDLVDAYKLAERHGAERYETAAERAAADRTWTFGHVIVDEAQELSAMAWRTLMRRCPSKSMTVVGDIAQTGDVGGATSWSEVLSPYVLDRWKLTELTVNYRTPSEIMAVAADVLASVDADLAPPTSVRDSGFEPWARRVGSVADGLAEVVGAESAAIGDGKLAVIVPSARLAELRAVVPGATDDLDAQVVVLGVTDTKGLEFDSVLVVEPAQILAESPRGASDLYVALTRATQRLGVLHAEELPRELGRLATA from the coding sequence TTGTCAACCCCGGCCGATGAACTCCGAATCGCGGAAACCGATTCGGAGCAGGAATACGTCTCGATGCTGTACTCCAGGCTGGACGACCTCCGTGAGCAGAGCTCGAAGCGGCTGTCGGGCGCGCTCCGGCAGACCGGCGGCACCCACCAGATGCGGTCCGAGCGGGACACCTCCGTCGCCATGTACTCCGACCAGCTGGCCCAGTACAGCGCGGTGGAGAACGGGTTGTGCTTCGGCAGGCTCGACTTCCACACCGACGACCGCTTCTACATCGGCCGCATCGGGCTGTTCGACGAGGACAAGGAGTACGAGCCGCTGCTGATGGACTGGCGCGCCCCCGCGGCCCGCCCGTTCTACCTGGCCACCGCCGCCGCGCCGGACGGCGTGCGCAGGCGCAGGCACCTGCGGACCAAGCAGCGCAAGGTCGTCGGCTTCGACGACGAGTCGCTCGACATCAACTCGGTCGACCCCGGCCGCAACGAGGGCCTCACCGGCGAGGCGACGCTGCTCGCGGCGGTCAACGCCAGCCGCACCGGTCAGATGGGCGACATCGTCGCGACCATCCAGGCCGAGCAGGACCGGATCATCCGCACCGAGCTGAACGGCGTCGTGGTCGTCCAGGGCGGCCCCGGCACCGGCAAGACCGCCGTCGCGCTGCACCGCGCCGCGTACCTGCTCTACACGCACCGCCGCCAGCTGGCCAAGCGCGGCGTGCTCGTGGTCGGCCCGAACAGCACGTTCCTGCGCTACATCGGCCAGGTGCTGCCCTCGCTGGGCGAGACCGGCGTGCTGCTGTCGACGGTCGGCGAGCTGTACCCCGGCCTGACCGCGACCGGCCGCGAGCCCACCGAGGCGGCCACCATCAAGGGCAGGCTCGCCATGGCCGACGTGGTCGCGCACGCCGTGCGGGACCGCCAGGAGGCCCCGGCGCTGGTGGAGGTGCCGTTCGAGCAGGACGTGCTCAAGCTCGACCGCAAGGCGATCAGCGCCGCGCGCGGCAGGGCCCGGCGCACCCGCCGCCCGCACAACGAGGCGCGGCGCACGTTCCAGCGCGAGGTGATCACCACCCTGGCGAACCAGGCGGTGGCGCGCCTGGGCAGGCACCTGCTGGACGCGGCCGACGTGGACGACATCCGCCGCGAGCTGCGCGAGGACGAGAAGGTGCAGGCCGCGATCGACCGGCTGTGGCCGGTGCTGACCCCGCAGCGGCTGCTGGAGGAGCTGTACGCCTCGCCGAAGCTGCTGGCCAAGGCCGCGCCGAAGCTCACCCCCGCCGAGCGGGAGCTGCTGCGCCGCGAGCCGGGCGGCGAGTGGACGCCCGCCGACGTGCCGCTGCTGGACGAGGCGGCCGAGCTGCTCGGCGAGGACGACACCGAGGCCAAGGCGCGGGCGGAGCGGCAGCGCAGGCAGGCCGTGGACTACGCGCAGGGCGTGCTGGACATCCTGGACCTGGCCGACGACGCCGACCCGGAGATCCTGATGGCGACCGACCTGGTCGACGCCTACAAGCTGGCCGAGCGGCACGGGGCCGAGCGGTACGAGACGGCGGCGGAGCGCGCGGCGGCCGACCGGACGTGGACGTTCGGGCACGTGATCGTGGACGAGGCGCAGGAGCTGTCGGCGATGGCGTGGCGCACGCTGATGCGGCGCTGCCCGTCGAAGTCGATGACCGTGGTGGGCGACATCGCGCAGACCGGCGACGTGGGCGGGGCGACGTCCTGGTCGGAGGTGCTGTCCCCGTACGTGCTGGACCGCTGGAAGCTGACCGAGCTGACGGTGAACTACCGGACGCCCTCGGAGATCATGGCGGTGGCGGCGGACGTGCTGGCCAGCGTGGACGCCGACCTGGCACCGCCGACGTCGGTGCGCGACAGCGGGTTCGAGCCGTGGGCGCGGCGGGTCGGGTCGGTCGCGGACGGGCTGGCCGAGGTGGTCGGGGCCGAGTCGGCGGCGATCGGGGACGGCAAGCTCGCGGTGATCGTGCCGTCGGCGCGGTTGGCGGAGCTGCGCGCGGTGGTGCCGGGCGCGACCGACGACCTGGACGCGCAGGTCGTGGTGCTGGGCGTGACGGACACCAAGGGCCTGGAGTTCGACTCGGTGCTCGTGGTGGAGCCCGCGCAGATCCTGGCGGAGTCGCCGCGCGGGGCCAGCGACCTGTACGTGGCGCTGACCCGCGCGACGCAGCGGCTCGGCGTGCTGCACGCCGAGGAGCTGCCGCGGGAGCTGGGCAGGCTCGCGACCGCGTGA
- a CDS encoding NAD(P)-dependent oxidoreductase produces the protein MRHDPVSVLGMGAMGLPIARNLARAGFPVTVWNRTPGKDGSARALGATSAATPADAALPVVLTVLPDLPQVLEVLHGGPPGRAGIPQQSGGADPAHEPNGSGPGPAVSPWPATSGAGLLDGWRRAGTTNPLLVVMGTVSPTGVRELGAELAPLGVRVVDAPVSGGDVGAEAGTLSVMVGGQADDVLRLRPYLTALGTTVRHMGPLGAGQLTKAGNQVVVAATLAAISEALALTGKNGLDPELVLEVLSGGLAGGRALEVKREKWLTGDYTPGGSAANQLKDLGFAMETARASGVPLPVTATVAQLYTAMCALGLDQADHSGVYQVYEHLSGLPSWSTHHGR, from the coding sequence GTGCGCCATGACCCGGTGTCCGTGCTCGGCATGGGTGCGATGGGGCTCCCCATCGCCCGGAACCTCGCGCGCGCCGGCTTCCCGGTCACGGTCTGGAACCGCACGCCCGGCAAGGACGGCTCCGCGCGGGCGCTCGGCGCCACCTCGGCCGCCACGCCCGCCGACGCCGCCCTGCCCGTGGTGCTCACGGTGCTCCCCGACCTGCCGCAGGTCCTCGAGGTGCTGCACGGCGGCCCGCCCGGTCGGGCAGGCATCCCGCAGCAGTCGGGTGGCGCCGACCCGGCGCACGAGCCGAACGGCAGCGGCCCCGGCCCCGCGGTGAGCCCGTGGCCCGCCACCTCCGGCGCCGGGCTGCTCGACGGCTGGCGGCGCGCGGGCACCACGAACCCGCTGCTGGTCGTCATGGGCACGGTGTCCCCCACCGGGGTGCGCGAGCTGGGCGCGGAGCTGGCCCCGCTCGGCGTGCGGGTGGTCGACGCGCCGGTGTCCGGCGGCGACGTCGGCGCCGAGGCGGGCACCCTGAGCGTCATGGTCGGCGGCCAGGCCGACGACGTGCTGCGGCTGCGCCCCTACCTGACCGCGCTCGGCACCACCGTCCGCCACATGGGCCCGCTCGGCGCAGGCCAGCTCACCAAGGCGGGCAACCAGGTCGTCGTGGCCGCCACGCTCGCCGCGATCTCCGAGGCCCTCGCCCTGACCGGCAAGAACGGCCTCGACCCCGAGCTGGTGCTGGAGGTGCTCTCCGGCGGTCTCGCGGGCGGGCGGGCGCTGGAGGTCAAGCGGGAGAAGTGGCTGACCGGCGACTACACCCCCGGCGGGTCGGCGGCGAACCAGCTCAAGGACCTCGGGTTCGCCATGGAGACCGCCCGCGCGTCCGGGGTGCCGCTGCCGGTCACCGCGACCGTCGCCCAGCTGTACACCGCGATGTGCGCGCTCGGCCTCGACCAGGCCGACCACAGCGGCGTCTACCAGGTGTACGAGCACCTCAGCGGCCTGCCCAGCTGGAGCACCCACCACGGCCGGTGA
- a CDS encoding TetR/AcrR family transcriptional regulator: MRRQPVQQRGAATVTAILDACASLLNEHDYDDITTARIVERAGVPIGSFYQYFPDKRSVVHALALRGMQDYLGKVENVFSAGGLSDDWREAVAQVIGIYLGMLVEAPGFGRVRFSDLHDGHTLDSSIDQYELMAERLAELFLTRYPVRGDAPVALTFRMVAHTADALFKLAERVAPDERPQVLRTANGVILRMLSGVFDPA; the protein is encoded by the coding sequence ATGCGCCGTCAACCCGTTCAGCAGCGCGGTGCGGCCACGGTCACCGCCATTCTGGACGCCTGCGCGTCGCTGCTGAACGAGCACGACTACGACGACATCACCACAGCCCGCATCGTCGAGCGCGCGGGCGTGCCGATCGGCTCCTTCTACCAGTACTTCCCGGACAAGCGGTCCGTTGTGCACGCGCTCGCGCTGCGCGGGATGCAGGACTACCTCGGCAAGGTCGAGAACGTCTTCTCCGCGGGCGGGCTCTCCGACGACTGGCGCGAGGCCGTCGCCCAGGTCATCGGCATCTACCTCGGGATGCTGGTGGAGGCGCCGGGCTTCGGCCGGGTCCGGTTCAGCGACCTGCACGACGGGCACACCCTCGACTCCAGCATCGACCAGTACGAGCTCATGGCCGAGCGCCTGGCCGAGCTCTTCCTCACCCGGTACCCGGTGCGCGGCGACGCGCCCGTCGCGCTCACCTTCCGGATGGTCGCCCACACCGCCGACGCCCTGTTCAAGCTGGCCGAGCGTGTCGCGCCCGACGAGCGGCCCCAGGTGCTGCGGACCGCCAACGGGGTGATCCTCCGGATGCTGTCCGGCGTCTTCGACCCCGCCTGA